Genomic window (Corynebacterium simulans):
TGAAGAGGCTTCTTTCGAGACCTACTTCAACGCTTTCCCTGCTTCCTACTGGCGCCGCTGGTCCCAGCTGAAGTCCATCGTGCTCTCCCTCGAGCTCGAAGGCCAAGCCAACGTCTCCATTTACCGCTCCAAACAGGACGGTCAGCGCATCTCCGTGGCCAACCACCTGGTCGGCAGCGGTCACCACGACTTCGAACTGCCGCTGAAGAACTTCGAAGACGGCGGCTGGCTGTGGTTCGACATCACTGCTGAAAAAGAGACCGTTCTCTCCAACGCTGCGTGGTGCGCTCCACACGAGCCGGGCCCGCAGATTATGCCGGACGGTACGGAGATCCCGGCTTCGGAAAAGCGCGTTGCCGTGGGCATTCCTACCTTCAATCGCCCAACCGACGCCGTCGCAGCGCTGCAGGCTCTCGCCGAGGACCCAGTGGTCGACGGCATCATCGACTACGTCCTTATGCCGGACCAGGGTAACCAGCACCCGGCAGACGAGCCAGGCTACGAGCAGGCCGTCGAGCACTTCGGCCCGCGCTTCCGCGAGTTCCGGCAGGGCAACCTGGGCGGCTCCGGCGGCTACTCCCGCATCATGTACGAAGCGTTGGAGAACACCGATTCCCCGTTCATCCTCTACATGGATGATGACATCGCCATCGAGCCTGACTCCATCCTGCGCGCAGTTCAGGCCGCGCGATACGCCGCAAAGCCGATCATCGTTGGCGGACAGATGCTGAACCTGCAGGAGCGCTCCCAGCTGCGCACCACCGGCGAGCAGGTCAACAAGCACGACTTCATGTGGGGCGGGGCGCCGCACGCGGTCTACGACCACGACTTCGCCAAGTACCCATTGCGCGCTATTGGCGACGCCCAGTCGCACCTCGACCCACGCAAGTACGACTCCCGCGCTTTGCACCGCCGCGTCGATGTCGAATACAACGGCTGGTGGATGTGCCTCTTCCCGCGCGTCGTAGCTGAGACCAACGGCCAGCCGCTGCCGCTGTTTATTAAGTGGGATGACACCGAGTACTCCCTGCGCGCAGCCGCTAACGGCTTCCCAACCGTGACTTGGCCAGGCGCTGCCATCTGGCACATGGCGTGGGCGGACAAGGACGACGCCATCGATTGGCAGGCGTACTTCCACCTGCGCAACCGCCTCATCGTCGCTGCGATGTACCACGACGGCGACGTCAAGGGCATTACGAAGTCCATCTTCAAGTCCACCCTCAAGCACACGATGTGCATGGAATACTCCACCATGGCTATCCAGCTGGAAGCTATGAAGGACTTCTTGGCCGGCCCAGATCACCTCTTCGACATCCTGGAATCCTCCCTGCCGCGCATCGCGGAAATCCGCAAGAACTACTCCGATGCCGTCATCATCGAGTCTGCCGACCAACTGCCAGCTCCGACCGGCGCGCCGGGCGTACCGACCCGCAACATCGGCGGCCGCCTCGGCAAGGTCAAGAAGCTGCCATGGCTGCTGAAGTCCGCAAAGCACCTGGTCACCAAGGAAGACCGCGCGCACCACGAGGCGCCGCAGCTCAACCTCACCCCAGACGAAGCGCGCTGGTTCACCCTGTCCCGCGTGGACTCCGCAACAGTTTCCACCGCAGGTGGCACCGGCGTGGCCTTCCGCAAACGCGACCGCGATCTGGCCACCGACCTCGTCAAGCAGACCCGCGGCCTGCTCAAGGAGATCGAGGAGAACTTCGACGATCTGAAGGCGCAGTATCGCGCCGCGATGCCGGAGCTGACCTCCCGCGAATCCTGGAAGAAGGTATTCGATGCCCAGTAAGCTTTCTGTAGCGGAATCACACGTTCTGGAAAGCATCCAGAACGCAGCTTTCGACGTCCCTGGAGTTGTACCTGCCGCCCGCGGCCTTAGCCACTTGGGTGAGCATGCCCTGGGCTGGATGGGAACTTCCGCTCTCATGTACGTGGTCAATCGCGCGGACAAAGCGAAGGCTCGCCAGTGGGCATACGTCGGCGCGAGTGCTTTTACCGCCCATGCGGCCAGCGTTGTGTTAAAGCGCATCGTTCGCCGCAAGCGTCCCGATTACCCGTACGTGCGTGTGGGCGTGGCAACGCCGTCTAAGCTGTCGTTTCCTTCTTCTCACTCGACGTCGACAACCGCGTTCCTCGTCGCCGTCGCGCATCTTTTGTCCACCCCAGCGCCGCTTGTCGGCGTGCCCGTGATGATGGCTTCGCGTATGGTGCTCGGAGTGCATTATCCAACGGATACCGCGGTTGGAGCTGCGATCGGCGCAGTCACCGCAGAGGCATTAACTCGCTACGAAAGGAAGACCGCGTGAGCGATTCCCACCACGACGACGGTACGCAGCGCGTGTTCCACTCTGAACCGCATACCGCAGGCATCGACACTGGCCGCAAGCGTAAGCCGCCGAAGAACCTCGCCGACGGAATGGTAAAGGCCCTCCGCCCAAAGCAGTGGGTCAAAAATGTCCTCGTCCTCGCTGCTCCAGCAGCAGCGGGTGCGGACGCACTGTTCCATTCGCGCGTGCTTCTCGACGTCCTCCTTGCCTTCATCGTCTTCTGCATGGGCGCGTCCTCGATTTACCTCATCAATGACGCACGCGACGTCGAAGCTGACCGCGCGCACCCGACCAAGCGTTTCCGCCCGATTGCCGCCGGCGTCCTACCGGTTGGCCTGGCCTACGCCATGGCGGCAGTGCTCATCGTTGGCTCCATTGCTTTGTCCTTCCTGGCCACCGCTGGCCCACAGCTGGCAATCGTGATGGCTGTGTACATCGCTTTGCAGCTGGGCTACTGCTTTGGCTGGAAGCACATGCCGGTTATCGACATCGCGCTGGTTTCCTCTGGCTTCATGCTGCGCACAATGGCCGGTGGCGTTGCCGCGGGCATCGTCTTGTCGCAGTGGTTCCTGTTGGTTGCGGCATTCGGCTCGCTGTTTATGGCTTCCGGTAAGCGCTACTCCGAGATTCTTCTTGCGGAGCGCACCGGCGCCAAGATTCGCAAGTCCCTCGAGGGCTACACGCCGACCTACCTACGCTTCGTCTGGACCCTTGCGGCTACCGCTTTGGTCATGTCCTACTCGCTGTGGGGCTTCCAGCTTTCCAACGCCGCCGATGGCCCAGCTGGCGTCTGGTACCAGGTTTCGATGGTTCCGTTTACCATCGCTGTGCTGCGCTATGCCGCTGACGTCGACCGTGGCAATGGCGGTGCACCTGATGAAATCGCCCTGGAAGACCGCGCACTGCAAGTCCTTGCGCTCGCGTGGCTGGCCTGCATCGCTATGGCGGTCTACATCATGCCGATGCTGTAGAGAACAGGGTTCTCTACAGGGGCAGGGCGCTCTACAGGAACGGAATATGACACCATAAAGAATGTATTCTGGCAGCACAAAGCTAGGAATATAACCAAATAAGATGGGTAATGTTAAACTTTTACCCCGTGAATAACACTAATAACAAGAATCTGGTCCGGCTCAGCGCCGCGGCATCGGTGATTGTTATTGGTGTTTTTTCTTTTTGGGGTGGCTTCGTACGCCGCTGGATTTCCGACGATGGCCTCATCGTCCTGCGCACCGTACGCAACCTCGAAGCCGGAAATGGCCCCGTGTTCAACATGGGCGAGCGCGTCGAGGCTAACACTTCCACGCTCTGGCAGTACCTGATTCTGCTGCTGCGCTGGATCACTGGCGCCGACCTCGCAGGCATTGCCATCTACTTAGGGCTTTTCCTTGCTGTCTGTGCGATGGCGCTCGGCGCATTTGCCACCGCTGGTCTTGTTTCGCGGGGCAAGAGCGCAACCCTCGTCGCTCCTGCCGGCGCACTGGTCTACCTCGCGTTGCCACCAGCTCGCGACTTTTTCACCTCCGGCCTCGAATGGGGCCTAGCCATCTTCTATCTGGCCGTGCTGTGGTGGATGCTGCTGAAGTGGGCTCGGGGCGTCGACAAGCATGCGGCGAATGCCAGCGACTCCATGCCATATTGGCTGGCTGTCTGGGCTGGTCTGTCCTGGCTCGTGCGCCCAGAGCTCGCTCTCTATGGCGGGTTGGTTGGTGTGCTGCTGCTGGCTGCCCACCGTAATTGGAAAGCATGGCTCGGCATTCTCGCTGCGGCGCTGCCTTTGCCGCTGGGCTACCAGATTTTCCGCATGGGCTACTACGGCCTACTTACCCCGCACACTGCGGTGGCGAAGTCCGCATCCGGCGCAGTGTGGAGCCACGGCTTTAACTATTTGGGCGACTTCGCTCTGCCTTATGCGCTCTACGTACCGCTCATTGTCCTCGCTGCGTGGGCGCTGTGGAGCCTGCGTCGTGAACTGCGTCCCAGTGGGTTTCGTACTCCGGCCACCGCAGCCTACCTTTTGCTCGCGGCCGGTCTTTTGCATCTGATTTATGTCCTGCGCGTCGGCGGTGACTTCATGCATGGCCGAATGCTTTTGTTGCCGCTTTTCGCTTTGCTGTTGCCGGTCTTCGTCCTCCCGTTGCGTTCGATTCTTGGGGGTCTAACCGCTGCTATCTGCGCAGTCTGGGCATGCGTGATTGTTCTGCGTGGGCATTCCGTTGACTGGGATGATTTTTCTGGCCCGCTCAACATCGTCGACGAGCGTGAGTTCTGGACGCATGCCACCAAGCGCCAAACCGGCCACCCGCCGCGCTCGCTGGAAGACTTCGGCCACATGCGCTTTATTGAGCACTACAAAGAGGGCATGGATGAGCTCGAAGCTGGCGACGCCCTTGCCGTTCTTTATGCCAAGAAGGGTGAGGAGGATGCCTATGGCTGGATGGGCATCGAACGAGACCCCAGCATTGATGAATTACCCACGGTCTACTTCATCAACATGGGCATGACTTCTATGTACGCACCGCTCGAGGTGCGCGTGCTCGATGACATCGGCTTGGCGACGCCGCTCGCCGCCCGCCAACCACGCATCGCCGACGGCCGCATTGGTCACGACAAGAGCCTGCCGACATATTGGCAGGCGGCGCAGACCGCGGTGGATATCGACGAGCTGCCGTCCTGGTACGACAAGGAAGAAACCCGGAAGGCACGCAAGGCGCTGCAGACAGAGGACTTCCAGAAGCTGTTTGCCACCTACAAAGATCCGCTTGATGCGAAGAGATTTTTCGAAAACATCAAATTCGCGCTAACCGACGGCCGCACCCTGACTTTTTCTGAAGATCCTGACGATTACCTTGGGAAACGATAGGGATTTAATCTCCGTTACGGCGTGGCAGCTTCCCTAAACTGCCCTGCGCCTACTCAGTTAACGTGGTTCTGGATGGAACTTTCCTGGCTAAGTGGGTTAAGCTGCTAGAGATTCCTCGTTATATTTCTGTGACGTTAACGTTTCCAGATGTGGCGACGATATGTGTCAGTAGCACTAAATTTTTCTATCTAGCTCTTGTTGAGAAGTACATAAAGGAGAGACATGACTTCACTGAGTTCGGGTCTCAAGGCGCGTGTTCTCACAGTCGTGATGGCCGTTGCGGTCGCGCTTGGACTCGCTGTTGCTGCCGGTAGCCAGGAAGCGTCCGCTGCAAACCGCGACTTTTTGCGTGCCGATGCCACGGGCACCTGTGACTGGGATGCCGTCGGTTGGTGGGTGCAGCGCTGTGACGTTTGGTCCCCAGCAATGGGCCGCAACATTCCGGTGCAGATTCAGCCGGCTAAGAACGGCGGCAACGCTGGTCTGTACTTGCTCGATGGCCTGCGCGCGACGAACCGCACCAACGCTTGGGTTAACGACGTAAACGCTGCCCGCACCTACGAGCCGCACAACATCACCCTCGTAATGCCGGTTGGCGGAGAAGCCTCCTTCTACGCTGACTGGGAGGGCCCGGCTACCTACAACGCTGTTTCCCCGATCAACTACAAGTGGGAAACCTTCCTGACCTCCGAGCTCCCAGGCTACCTGGAGCGCAACTTCGGCGTTGCTCGTAACAACAACTCTATTGCTGGTCTGTCCATGGGCGGCACCGCAGCCATCACCCTGGCCGGCAAGCACCCAGGCCAGTTCCGCCAGGTTCTGTCCTACTCTGGTTACCTGACCACCACCTTGCCAGGTGCACAGACCTTCATGCGTCTCGCGCTTCTCGACGCCGGCGGATTTAACATCAACGCAATGTA
Coding sequences:
- a CDS encoding decaprenyl-phosphate phosphoribosyltransferase, yielding MSDSHHDDGTQRVFHSEPHTAGIDTGRKRKPPKNLADGMVKALRPKQWVKNVLVLAAPAAAGADALFHSRVLLDVLLAFIVFCMGASSIYLINDARDVEADRAHPTKRFRPIAAGVLPVGLAYAMAAVLIVGSIALSFLATAGPQLAIVMAVYIALQLGYCFGWKHMPVIDIALVSSGFMLRTMAGGVAAGIVLSQWFLLVAAFGSLFMASGKRYSEILLAERTGAKIRKSLEGYTPTYLRFVWTLAATALVMSYSLWGFQLSNAADGPAGVWYQVSMVPFTIAVLRYAADVDRGNGGAPDEIALEDRALQVLALAWLACIAMAVYIMPML
- a CDS encoding alpha/beta hydrolase, which codes for MTSLSSGLKARVLTVVMAVAVALGLAVAAGSQEASAANRDFLRADATGTCDWDAVGWWVQRCDVWSPAMGRNIPVQIQPAKNGGNAGLYLLDGLRATNRTNAWVNDVNAARTYEPHNITLVMPVGGEASFYADWEGPATYNAVSPINYKWETFLTSELPGYLERNFGVARNNNSIAGLSMGGTAAITLAGKHPGQFRQVLSYSGYLTTTLPGAQTFMRLALLDAGGFNINAMYGSLVSPRRFENDPFRVMGGLRNTDVYISAASGIPGAGDAGYLPQHQLSGAVLEMFAGATTRIWEAKARATGLRVTSNYPMQGLHNWAQFGYQLEHSKPQVLNVMNAW
- the zomB gene encoding flagellar motor control protein ZomB, translating into MLNFYPVNNTNNKNLVRLSAAASVIVIGVFSFWGGFVRRWISDDGLIVLRTVRNLEAGNGPVFNMGERVEANTSTLWQYLILLLRWITGADLAGIAIYLGLFLAVCAMALGAFATAGLVSRGKSATLVAPAGALVYLALPPARDFFTSGLEWGLAIFYLAVLWWMLLKWARGVDKHAANASDSMPYWLAVWAGLSWLVRPELALYGGLVGVLLLAAHRNWKAWLGILAAALPLPLGYQIFRMGYYGLLTPHTAVAKSASGAVWSHGFNYLGDFALPYALYVPLIVLAAWALWSLRRELRPSGFRTPATAAYLLLAAGLLHLIYVLRVGGDFMHGRMLLLPLFALLLPVFVLPLRSILGGLTAAICAVWACVIVLRGHSVDWDDFSGPLNIVDEREFWTHATKRQTGHPPRSLEDFGHMRFIEHYKEGMDELEAGDALAVLYAKKGEEDAYGWMGIERDPSIDELPTVYFINMGMTSMYAPLEVRVLDDIGLATPLAARQPRIADGRIGHDKSLPTYWQAAQTAVDIDELPSWYDKEETRKARKALQTEDFQKLFATYKDPLDAKRFFENIKFALTDGRTLTFSEDPDDYLGKR
- a CDS encoding glycosyltransferase, producing the protein MTANNPSASAAGSETRVFEPVQRILLPKRGEPFDVRMLYLIESEQNRERLSWTNRTAVTIPAGEEASFETYFNAFPASYWRRWSQLKSIVLSLELEGQANVSIYRSKQDGQRISVANHLVGSGHHDFELPLKNFEDGGWLWFDITAEKETVLSNAAWCAPHEPGPQIMPDGTEIPASEKRVAVGIPTFNRPTDAVAALQALAEDPVVDGIIDYVLMPDQGNQHPADEPGYEQAVEHFGPRFREFRQGNLGGSGGYSRIMYEALENTDSPFILYMDDDIAIEPDSILRAVQAARYAAKPIIVGGQMLNLQERSQLRTTGEQVNKHDFMWGGAPHAVYDHDFAKYPLRAIGDAQSHLDPRKYDSRALHRRVDVEYNGWWMCLFPRVVAETNGQPLPLFIKWDDTEYSLRAAANGFPTVTWPGAAIWHMAWADKDDAIDWQAYFHLRNRLIVAAMYHDGDVKGITKSIFKSTLKHTMCMEYSTMAIQLEAMKDFLAGPDHLFDILESSLPRIAEIRKNYSDAVIIESADQLPAPTGAPGVPTRNIGGRLGKVKKLPWLLKSAKHLVTKEDRAHHEAPQLNLTPDEARWFTLSRVDSATVSTAGGTGVAFRKRDRDLATDLVKQTRGLLKEIEENFDDLKAQYRAAMPELTSRESWKKVFDAQ
- a CDS encoding phosphatase PAP2 family protein, with product MPSKLSVAESHVLESIQNAAFDVPGVVPAARGLSHLGEHALGWMGTSALMYVVNRADKAKARQWAYVGASAFTAHAASVVLKRIVRRKRPDYPYVRVGVATPSKLSFPSSHSTSTTAFLVAVAHLLSTPAPLVGVPVMMASRMVLGVHYPTDTAVGAAIGAVTAEALTRYERKTA